One window of Streptomyces sp. NBC_00273 genomic DNA carries:
- the pspAA gene encoding PspA-associated protein PspAA has translation MIVRIMGEGQVEVADSHFAELNKLDDELLVELESGDDEGFRRTLGALLDAVRRLGTPLPDDALEPSELILPGDDADLDEVREMLSDDGLIPG, from the coding sequence ATGATTGTCCGCATCATGGGGGAAGGTCAGGTGGAAGTGGCGGACAGCCACTTCGCCGAGCTCAACAAGCTGGACGACGAACTGCTCGTGGAGCTGGAGAGCGGTGACGATGAGGGCTTCCGGCGGACCCTGGGCGCGCTGCTGGACGCCGTACGGCGACTCGGCACACCGCTCCCGGACGACGCGCTGGAGCCGTCCGAGCTGATCCTCCCCGGTGACGACGCCGACCTGGACGAGGTCAGGGAGATGCTCAGCGACGACGGGCTGATCCCGGGCTGA
- the cobS gene encoding adenosylcobinamide-GDP ribazoletransferase, with product MTDSYDGPPTMPPPERASLLDGLRFAFGTLTVLPARITRWDRPAARTGMACAPLAGLVVGVLAALPGVLLLLLGGGPLLAAAVTVAVPAALTRGLHLDGLADTADGLGSAKPAGEALRIMKQSDIGPFGVVALVIVLLLQVAALSDIYADSWIRGALAAVVAAVAARVAMTLACREGVPAARPGGLGAAVAGVVPRRAAALIAVLAVALAAAAALPLGLTAAGRSAAAVLAALLAAELLLRRCVRRFDGVTGDVFGALEEVAATTALIVLALG from the coding sequence ATGACAGATTCGTACGACGGCCCGCCCACGATGCCGCCCCCGGAACGCGCCTCGCTCCTCGACGGCCTCCGTTTCGCGTTCGGCACCCTCACCGTGCTGCCCGCCCGCATCACCCGCTGGGACCGCCCCGCCGCCCGCACCGGAATGGCCTGCGCCCCGCTCGCCGGGCTGGTCGTGGGCGTGCTCGCGGCCCTGCCCGGAGTCCTCCTGCTCCTGCTCGGCGGGGGGCCGCTGCTCGCCGCGGCCGTCACCGTCGCCGTACCGGCCGCGCTGACCCGGGGACTGCACCTCGACGGCCTCGCCGACACGGCCGACGGCCTCGGCAGCGCCAAACCCGCCGGCGAGGCCCTGCGGATCATGAAGCAGTCCGACATCGGCCCCTTCGGCGTCGTGGCCCTGGTGATCGTGCTGCTCCTTCAAGTGGCCGCCCTGTCCGACATCTACGCCGACAGCTGGATCCGCGGCGCCCTGGCCGCCGTGGTCGCCGCCGTCGCGGCCCGCGTCGCCATGACCCTGGCCTGCCGGGAAGGCGTCCCGGCGGCCCGCCCCGGGGGACTCGGCGCCGCCGTCGCCGGGGTGGTCCCGCGGCGCGCCGCCGCCCTGATCGCCGTACTCGCCGTCGCACTGGCCGCGGCCGCCGCACTCCCGCTGGGCCTGACCGCCGCCGGCCGGAGCGCGGCGGCGGTCCTGGCCGCGCTGCTCGCCGCGGAACTGCTGCTCCGCCGCTGCGTACGCCGCTTCGACGGGGTCACCGGCGACGTCTTCGGCGCCCTCGAGGAGGTCGCGGCGACCACCGCCCTGATCGTCCTCGCCCTGGGCTGA
- a CDS encoding response regulator transcription factor, with translation MDQHATDLPSAAPVRVLLADDQALLRSAFKVLVDSEPDMEVVGEASDGAQAFELARRMRPDVVLMDIRMPGTDGLAATRMISADPELAAVRVVMLTTFEVDEYVVSALRAGASGFLGKGAEPEELLNAIRVAAAGEALLSPAATKGLIATFLAQGGGADPAAAGASAGAHAQRLAALTVREREVLVHVAAGLSNDGIAGRLEVSPLTVKTHVNRAMAKLGARDRAQLVVIAYESGLVRPRAE, from the coding sequence GTGGACCAACATGCGACGGACCTGCCCTCCGCCGCGCCCGTCAGGGTGCTGCTCGCCGACGACCAGGCGCTGCTGCGCAGCGCGTTCAAGGTGCTCGTCGACTCCGAGCCCGACATGGAGGTCGTCGGGGAGGCCTCCGACGGGGCGCAGGCCTTCGAACTCGCCCGCCGGATGCGCCCCGACGTCGTCCTCATGGACATCCGGATGCCCGGCACCGACGGGCTCGCCGCCACCCGCATGATCAGCGCGGACCCGGAACTCGCCGCCGTCCGCGTGGTGATGCTCACGACCTTCGAGGTCGACGAGTACGTGGTCTCGGCCCTGCGGGCCGGCGCCTCCGGCTTCCTCGGCAAGGGGGCCGAACCCGAGGAGCTGCTCAACGCGATCCGCGTCGCCGCGGCCGGCGAGGCGCTGCTCTCCCCGGCCGCCACCAAAGGTCTCATCGCCACCTTCCTCGCCCAGGGCGGCGGCGCCGATCCGGCCGCCGCCGGAGCCTCGGCCGGGGCGCACGCGCAGCGGCTCGCCGCGCTGACCGTCCGCGAGCGCGAGGTCCTCGTACACGTCGCGGCCGGGCTGTCGAACGACGGGATCGCCGGGCGGTTGGAGGTCAGCCCGCTGACCGTCAAGACCCACGTGAACCGGGCCATGGCGAAGCTCGGCGCCCGCGACCGGGCCCAATTGGTGGTTATTGCCTACGAATCGGGACTGGTCCGCCCGCGCGCGGAGTAG
- a CDS encoding efflux RND transporter permease subunit, whose amino-acid sequence MSWLSRFSLAQRALVGLVSIVALLFGAIAIPQLKQQLLPSIELPMVSVLAPYQGASPDVVEKQVVEPIEAMLKGVDGITGITSTASEGNALIMATFDYGDSGTKQLVADVQQAVNRARVRLPAEVDPQVVAGSTDDIPTVILAVTADKDQQALADQLERSVVPVLSDIEGVGQVTVDGVQDLQVTVIPDNAKLAAAGLDGASLAQGLQAGGAAVPAGSFDEAGKNRTVRVGNGFTSLAQVEDLRLTPGTGKPAVRLGDVATVKQEPAKAVSITRTNGKPSLALVLTMDKDGSAVAISDAVKDKLPELRTALGAGADLTVVSDQGPAVAKSISSLTTEGMLGLLFAVIVILVFLASLRSTLVTAVSIPLSVVLALIVLWTRDLSLNMLTLGALTIAIGRVVDDSIVVLENIKRHLGYGEEREAAIITAVKEVAGAVTSSTLTTVAVFLPIGLTSGMIGELFGSFSLTVTAALLASLLVSLTVVPVLSYWFLSAPKGVEPGNAESAAKARREAQEKEARSRLQRFYVRVLGFATRRRVTSVAIAVVVLIGTFGMTPLLKTNFFDQGEQEVLTVKQELAPGTSLAASDEASRKIEQVLSSVDGVKSYQVTVGSSGFLAAFGGGTGSNQASYQVSLKDSGKADAVKKGIEGKLAALDGIGETRIVAGDGFGNQNLSVVVKAGDGKVLAEAAEQVRAEVAKLKNVADVQSDLSQSVPRISVTATPKAAEAGLDQTALGAIVAQAVRGNPAGKAVLDDTERDIVIRSAQPATTLAELQALPVGPVKLGDIAEVKEVPGPVAMTRIDGARAATVTARPLGDNTGAVSAELQTKLKALDLPEGATASIGGVSEDQDEAFGSLGLAMLAAIAIVFMLLVATFRSLVQPLILLVSIPFAATGALGLLIATGTPMGVPAMIGMLMLIGIVVTNAIVLIDLVNQYRAQGLGVVEAVIEGGRHRLRPILMTALATIFALLPMALGVTGEGGFISQPLAVVVIGGLVSSTLLTLLLVPTLYTMVELRKERRRAKRAAKREARLTAVPAPAAAEDEVPAKA is encoded by the coding sequence ATGTCCTGGCTGTCCCGCTTCAGCCTGGCCCAAAGGGCCCTGGTCGGCCTCGTGTCGATCGTCGCGCTCCTCTTCGGCGCCATAGCCATCCCGCAGCTCAAGCAGCAGCTGCTGCCCTCCATCGAATTGCCGATGGTGTCCGTGCTCGCGCCGTACCAGGGCGCCTCGCCCGACGTGGTCGAGAAGCAGGTCGTCGAACCGATCGAGGCCATGCTCAAGGGTGTCGACGGCATCACCGGCATCACCTCCACCGCCAGCGAGGGCAACGCCCTCATCATGGCCACCTTCGACTACGGCGACAGCGGCACCAAGCAGCTCGTCGCCGACGTCCAGCAGGCCGTGAACCGGGCCCGCGTCCGGCTGCCCGCCGAGGTGGACCCGCAGGTCGTGGCCGGTTCCACCGACGACATCCCGACCGTCATCCTGGCCGTCACCGCCGACAAGGACCAGCAGGCGCTCGCCGACCAGCTGGAACGATCCGTCGTCCCCGTCCTCTCGGACATCGAGGGCGTCGGCCAGGTCACCGTCGACGGCGTCCAGGACCTCCAGGTCACCGTCATCCCCGACAACGCCAAGCTCGCGGCCGCCGGCCTCGACGGCGCCTCCCTCGCCCAGGGCCTCCAGGCGGGCGGCGCCGCCGTCCCCGCCGGCTCCTTCGACGAGGCCGGCAAGAACCGCACCGTCCGCGTGGGCAACGGCTTCACTTCCCTCGCCCAGGTCGAGGACCTGCGGCTGACCCCCGGCACGGGCAAGCCGGCCGTGCGCCTCGGCGACGTCGCCACCGTCAAGCAGGAGCCGGCCAAGGCCGTCTCGATCACCCGCACCAACGGCAAGCCCAGCCTCGCCCTCGTCCTCACCATGGACAAGGACGGCAGTGCCGTCGCCATCTCCGACGCGGTCAAGGACAAGCTGCCCGAGCTGCGCACCGCGCTCGGCGCCGGCGCCGACCTGACCGTCGTCAGCGACCAGGGCCCGGCCGTCGCCAAGTCCATCTCCAGCCTCACCACCGAAGGCATGCTCGGCCTGCTCTTCGCGGTGATCGTGATCCTGGTCTTCCTGGCCTCGCTGCGCTCGACGCTGGTCACGGCGGTCTCCATCCCGCTGTCCGTCGTCCTCGCGCTCATCGTGCTGTGGACCCGCGACCTGTCGCTGAACATGCTGACCCTGGGCGCCCTCACCATCGCCATCGGCCGTGTGGTCGACGACTCGATCGTGGTCCTGGAGAACATCAAGCGCCACCTCGGCTACGGCGAGGAGCGCGAGGCCGCGATCATCACCGCGGTCAAGGAGGTCGCCGGCGCGGTCACCTCCTCCACCCTCACCACCGTCGCCGTCTTCCTGCCGATCGGCCTCACCAGCGGCATGATCGGCGAGCTCTTCGGCTCCTTCTCGCTCACCGTCACCGCGGCCCTGCTGGCCTCGCTGCTCGTCTCGCTGACGGTCGTACCGGTGCTCTCGTACTGGTTCCTGAGCGCGCCCAAGGGCGTCGAGCCCGGGAACGCCGAGAGCGCGGCCAAGGCCCGCCGCGAGGCCCAGGAGAAGGAGGCGCGCAGCCGCCTCCAGCGCTTCTACGTCCGCGTCCTGGGCTTCGCCACCCGGCGCCGGGTGACCAGTGTGGCCATCGCGGTGGTCGTCCTGATCGGCACCTTCGGGATGACCCCGCTGCTGAAGACCAACTTCTTCGACCAGGGCGAGCAGGAAGTCCTGACGGTCAAGCAGGAGCTCGCCCCCGGCACCTCGCTGGCCGCCTCCGACGAGGCGAGCCGCAAGATCGAGCAGGTGCTGTCCTCGGTCGACGGTGTCAAGAGCTACCAGGTCACCGTCGGCTCCTCCGGCTTCCTGGCAGCCTTCGGCGGCGGTACGGGCTCCAACCAGGCCTCGTACCAGGTCAGCCTGAAGGACTCCGGCAAGGCGGACGCCGTCAAGAAGGGCATCGAGGGCAAGCTGGCCGCCCTCGACGGCATCGGCGAGACCCGCATCGTGGCGGGCGACGGCTTCGGCAACCAGAACCTCAGCGTGGTCGTCAAGGCCGGTGACGGCAAGGTCCTCGCCGAGGCCGCCGAGCAGGTCCGCGCCGAGGTCGCGAAGCTCAAGAACGTCGCCGACGTGCAGAGCGACCTGTCCCAGTCCGTGCCCCGCATCTCCGTGACGGCCACCCCCAAGGCGGCCGAGGCCGGCCTGGACCAGACCGCGCTCGGCGCGATCGTCGCGCAGGCCGTCCGGGGCAACCCGGCCGGCAAGGCCGTGCTCGACGACACCGAGCGGGACATCGTCATCAGGTCCGCGCAGCCGGCCACCACCCTGGCCGAACTGCAGGCGCTCCCCGTCGGCCCGGTCAAGCTCGGTGACATCGCCGAAGTCAAGGAAGTCCCCGGCCCGGTCGCGATGACCCGGATCGACGGCGCCCGCGCCGCCACCGTCACCGCCCGGCCGCTCGGCGACAACACCGGCGCGGTCAGCGCCGAGCTGCAGACCAAGCTCAAGGCCCTGGACCTGCCGGAAGGCGCCACCGCATCCATCGGCGGCGTCTCCGAGGACCAGGACGAGGCCTTCGGCTCGCTGGGCCTGGCCATGCTCGCGGCCATCGCGATCGTGTTCATGCTGCTGGTCGCGACCTTCCGGTCGCTGGTCCAGCCGCTGATCCTGCTGGTCTCCATCCCGTTCGCGGCGACCGGCGCACTCGGCCTGCTCATCGCCACCGGCACCCCGATGGGCGTCCCGGCGATGATCGGCATGCTGATGCTCATCGGCATCGTCGTGACCAACGCGATCGTCCTGATCGACCTGGTCAACCAGTACCGCGCCCAGGGCCTGGGCGTCGTGGAAGCGGTCATCGAGGGCGGCCGGCACCGGCTGCGCCCGATCCTGATGACGGCCCTGGCGACGATCTTCGCGCTGCTCCCGATGGCGCTGGGCGTCACCGGCGAGGGCGGCTTCATCTCGCAGCCGCTCGCGGTCGTGGTGATCGGCGGCCTGGTCAGCTCCACCCTGCTGACGCTGCTGCTCGTACCGACCCTCTACACGATGGTCGAGCTCCGCAAGGAGCGCCGCCGCGCCAAGCGGGCGGCGAAGCGCGAGGCCCGCCTGACGGCGGTCCCGGCCCCCGCCGCCGCGGAGGACGAGGTCCCGGCCAAGGCCTGA
- the nadA gene encoding quinolinate synthase NadA, which translates to MRVVTTAQPLDVQPTPLALLLLGREADPKSERGVECPGDLPSPSDPNLVERARAAKEKLGDKVFILGHHYQRDEVIEFADVTGDSFKLAKDAAAKPEAEYIVFCGVHFMAESADILTSDDQKVVLPDLAAGCSMADMATAEQVAECWDVLTEAGIAGSTVPVSYMNSSADIKAFTGKHGGTICTSSNAKKALEWAFEQGEKILFLPDQHLGRNTAVRDMGMSLDDCVLYNPHKPNGGLTVEQLRNAKMILWRGHCSVHGRFSVDSVNDVRARIPGVNVLVHPECKHEVVAAADYVGSTEYIIKALEAAPAGSKWAIGTELNLVRRLANRFAAEDKEVVFLDKTVCFCSTMNRIDLPHLVWTLESLAEGNLVNQIQVDKETESFAKLALERMLALP; encoded by the coding sequence GTGCGTGTCGTGACCACCGCCCAGCCGTTGGACGTCCAGCCGACGCCCCTTGCCCTGCTGCTGCTCGGCCGTGAGGCCGACCCCAAGAGCGAGCGCGGGGTGGAGTGCCCCGGCGACCTGCCTTCGCCGTCGGACCCGAACCTCGTGGAGCGTGCCCGCGCGGCCAAGGAGAAGCTCGGGGACAAGGTCTTCATCCTCGGCCACCACTACCAGCGTGACGAGGTCATCGAGTTCGCGGACGTCACCGGCGACTCCTTCAAGCTGGCCAAGGACGCGGCCGCCAAGCCGGAGGCCGAGTACATCGTCTTCTGCGGCGTGCACTTCATGGCCGAGTCCGCGGACATCCTGACCTCGGACGACCAGAAGGTGGTCCTGCCGGACCTGGCCGCCGGCTGCTCGATGGCCGACATGGCCACCGCCGAGCAGGTCGCGGAGTGCTGGGACGTGCTGACCGAGGCCGGCATAGCCGGCAGCACGGTGCCCGTCTCGTACATGAACTCCTCCGCCGACATCAAGGCCTTCACCGGCAAGCACGGCGGCACGATCTGTACCTCGTCCAACGCGAAGAAGGCCCTGGAGTGGGCCTTCGAGCAGGGTGAGAAGATCCTCTTCCTCCCGGACCAGCACCTGGGCCGCAACACCGCCGTCCGCGACATGGGCATGTCCCTGGACGACTGCGTGCTCTACAACCCGCACAAGCCCAACGGCGGCCTCACCGTCGAGCAGCTGCGGAACGCCAAGATGATCCTGTGGCGCGGGCACTGCTCCGTGCACGGCCGGTTCTCGGTCGACTCGGTCAACGACGTCCGCGCCCGGATCCCCGGCGTGAACGTCCTGGTCCACCCCGAGTGCAAGCACGAGGTCGTGGCGGCCGCGGACTACGTCGGTTCGACGGAGTACATCATCAAGGCGCTGGAGGCGGCCCCGGCCGGCTCCAAGTGGGCCATCGGCACCGAGCTGAACCTGGTCCGGCGCCTGGCGAACCGATTCGCTGCCGAGGACAAGGAAGTCGTCTTCCTCGACAAGACGGTCTGCTTCTGCTCGACGATGAACCGCATCGACCTCCCGCACCTGGTGTGGACCCTGGAGTCCCTGGCCGAGGGCAACCTCGTCAACCAGATCCAGGTCGACAAGGAGACGGAGAGCTTCGCGAAGCTCGCGCTGGAGCGGATGCTGGCGCTCCCGTAG
- the erpA gene encoding iron-sulfur cluster insertion protein ErpA yields the protein MSVQDDKTTVSDGILLSDAAAEKVRTLLEQEGRDDLALRVAVQPGGCSGLRYQLFFDERSLDGDVVKDFDGVKVVTDRMSSPYLHGASIDFVDTIEKQGFTIDNPNATGSCACGDSFS from the coding sequence ATGTCCGTACAGGACGACAAGACCACTGTGAGCGACGGCATCCTCCTGTCCGACGCCGCCGCCGAGAAGGTCAGGACCCTGCTGGAGCAGGAGGGCCGCGATGACCTGGCGCTCCGCGTCGCCGTCCAGCCCGGTGGCTGCTCCGGCCTGCGCTACCAGCTCTTCTTCGACGAGCGCTCCCTCGACGGCGACGTCGTGAAGGACTTCGACGGTGTGAAGGTCGTCACGGACCGGATGAGCTCCCCGTACCTCCACGGTGCCTCCATCGACTTCGTCGACACCATCGAGAAGCAGGGCTTCACGATCGACAACCCCAACGCCACGGGCTCCTGCGCCTGCGGCGACTCGTTCAGCTAA
- a CDS encoding carbohydrate kinase family protein has product MRIAVTGSIATDHLMTFPGRFADQLVADQLHTVSLSFLVDNLDVRRGGVGPNICFGMGQLGIRPILVGAAGSDFDEYRAWLDRHGVDTESVRISEVLHTARFVCTTDSDHNQIGSFYTGAMSEARLIELKSVADRVGGLDLVLIGADDPEAMLRHTEECRTRGIPFAADFSQQIARMDGDNIRTLMEGATFLFSNEYEKGLIESKSGWTDEEILSKVGTRVTTLGSNGVRIERVGEAPIVVGCPEETAKVDPTGVGDAFRAGFLTGLGWGVDLERAAQLGCMLATLVIETLGTQEYTLARAHFMERFTKAYGDEAATEVRAHLA; this is encoded by the coding sequence GTGCGCATCGCAGTCACCGGCTCCATCGCCACCGACCACCTCATGACCTTCCCCGGCCGTTTCGCCGACCAGCTGGTCGCGGACCAGCTGCACACGGTCTCCCTCTCCTTCCTCGTCGACAACCTCGACGTCCGGCGGGGCGGGGTCGGCCCGAACATCTGCTTCGGTATGGGGCAGCTCGGCATCCGCCCGATCCTCGTCGGAGCCGCCGGCTCCGACTTCGACGAGTACCGCGCCTGGCTGGACCGGCACGGCGTCGACACCGAGTCCGTACGGATCTCCGAGGTGCTGCACACCGCGCGCTTCGTGTGCACCACGGACTCCGACCACAACCAGATCGGCTCCTTCTACACGGGCGCGATGAGCGAGGCCCGGCTGATCGAGCTGAAGTCCGTCGCCGACCGGGTGGGCGGGCTCGACCTCGTCCTGATCGGTGCGGACGACCCCGAGGCGATGCTGCGCCACACAGAGGAGTGCCGTACGCGCGGGATCCCCTTCGCCGCCGACTTCTCGCAGCAGATCGCGCGGATGGACGGCGACAACATCCGCACCCTGATGGAGGGCGCGACCTTCCTCTTCTCGAACGAGTACGAGAAGGGCCTCATCGAGTCGAAGTCCGGCTGGACCGACGAGGAGATCCTGTCGAAGGTCGGCACCCGCGTGACCACGCTGGGCTCCAACGGCGTCCGGATCGAGCGCGTCGGCGAGGCCCCGATCGTGGTCGGCTGCCCGGAGGAGACCGCGAAGGTCGACCCGACGGGTGTCGGCGACGCGTTCCGCGCCGGGTTCCTGACCGGTCTGGGCTGGGGCGTCGACCTGGAGCGTGCGGCGCAGCTGGGCTGCATGCTCGCGACGCTGGTGATCGAGACCCTGGGCACCCAGGAGTACACCCTGGCCCGTGCCCACTTCATGGAGCGCTTCACCAAGGCCTACGGCGACGAAGCCGCGACGGAGGTCCGCGCCCACCTCGCCTGA